Sequence from the Plasmodium cynomolgi strain B DNA, scaffold: 0673, whole genome shotgun sequence genome:
taacaaTAGCTGTGATTATTAACAAAAGTTTAATTCTATTTTAacgataaatataaattgaggtaaaatatattagaaATACTTTCCTTGCTTTTTCTTAATATGACATTTATatcttatatataaataagcaaggaaaaattatgttttattataCGCTATACTCACTCGTTCACTCCTCGGACTTACGCTAGAATATTCCTTGTCATATTCTTCAGCAGagtgcataattttatttttcctacgCGTTCTCTTATTAAACAACGATCCAAACGGTGTAAACTaatatagaaataaaatatataaaatatgttacatACGTATATTCTAATTATATATTGATAAGGAAACTTAAACATATGTATTAACCTAGATCGTCTTATTTTTAAtctttaatttatatttactttatacTGAACAAAAGAAATTAGAAGTATACACaataatccaaaaaaaaggtagaacTGACATGTAGAAAGTGTCACATGTTAAACCTTTACATAGATTTTCTGAcgtatattcattttttacaatattattttttttaaattaagttTATTAGGATAGGCATGTATTAACTGTTGTACATAATCCTGAACAAGagtaatttttacttcttccattttttcattgtcaGATGATAAGACTTTAGAACAATTTAGTTTGGTATATAGTTTATATGGGTTATAATTTTGATcgcatttgaaaaaatatttgcaataaTCAGAATATTCATCATTGCTATAATATGTACAGCATTTTTCTATGTATTTCTTATATAGATCAttaatgtaaataataaGTTTGCAATATTGTTCACATTTGTTATTATCAGATGCGTTACTTTcaatgtttttataattatcaaaataatcatgtaaatattttctttccttaTTTTGAACTATATCTAAATTAATGACGTCATAGTAACAATCATTTATACCTAGCTTCTGAAGAATCATATAACttacattaaatattttattaacggTAATTTTATCCTGTATAGTATTCGTTGATTTGCTGTAAATTGTTcctattttatcatatagCCAGTGGATA
This genomic interval carries:
- a CDS encoding hypothetical protein (putative), which produces MNANIKEENYYDICSNFLSNNKEHCEDYILCIMITRNLINLSKLNENERIEHCHYFIHWLYDKIGTIYSKSTNTIQDKITVNKIFNVSYMILQKLGINDCYYDVINLDIVQNKERKYLHDYFDNYKNIESNASDNNKCEQYCKLIIYINDLYKKYIEKCCTYYSNDEYSDYCKYFFKCDQNYNPYKLYTKLNCSKVLSSDNEKMEEVKITLVQDYYKVNIN